The genomic segment ACACACCTCCAGATGCTTACTGGCTCCTAGCTCTGAGTATGGGGCTGCTGGGGTTAAGACATccctgctgcccctccccccagcattCTTCTGCTTTGGCTGCAGAATGCCATTGACTTCAGGGGTGGGGGCAGTCGGCCTTGCCACTCTCCTGGAATTAACAGAAGGAGCCAGGAAAATCACTGTATAGAAGGCTTGCGGCTGTGGGGGgtccaaagaacttcttgtgatagTGAAATGTGGAAACAGAAAAAGGGCATAGGGGTAGGGAGGTGGTACATGTGGAGCTCACAATGCTAGGACATTTGGCATTTGTGTCGCTCAGGGGCCTCACACCTAGTTTATTCCATGCAAGGATAGTCCAAGGTTAGGGCATGTGAGGCTGAGGCTCAACGGAGACCAGACGAGGGCCCGCTGAAGCTGGTGGGAACATGAGGCTAAGAGTATGTTCTTGAGAGTCTGATCAGGTGGGGTCACATGGCTCCTACTGGGCCCTTGTTGCATGTTGCACACACTAACAACACACTCATACAGCCCTCCCCCTCCTACACCCACACTTGCACCCCACTTACCTTGGTAGAGGATTCTAGTCACCCTTCCAGCAAATGTTGCTGAATACTTTTGTTGAGCACCACACACCAGGGCCATCAAAAAGATTCCAACAGCTCTTAACCCCAACAACTTACACAGGTGAATTGTTTGCTTGTTGTGTGAGCTTGtgctctgagtttgagcccctgGAACCCATACAACGTGGAAAGAACTGACACCACAACAGTGTCCTCTGAGCTCATATTTGGCACACACGCACCCCTAATGCACATGTTATACAACAATGGAGCTAAGGGGGATCAGAACCTTTCTTCCAGAGGTTGGTACATGGGGCTTCTTAAAGGACGAGGAGGATTGGGACAGGCTTGTAAGGACATTTCAAGACACAAGTGCAAGGGTTTTGCAGAGAGGGCTAAAAACTGAGTGGTGCCCTTGAATAAAGAAAGGGCTTTATGACTGTCCAATCTTGGGGCCCGCTGGGAGTACCACCTTTGGAATGTAGTGTGTTCTCAGGCAAGGCATGGTGGCTTGTGCTGCAAGCTAGTAACCAAAATTTGGGGCTATTTATCCCATAGCCAGAGACCATGAAGTATGGTAGGTGGGACCTTCAATGAACACACCAAATAACCTCTCAAAAAATGACTgttttgccaggcatggtggtgtgtatgttgaatcccagaggcaggaggttcatcACAAGTTTGAGACCCAGTTGggctagtgagttccaggccagccagggttacaaagtgagaacatgtctcaaaaaagatttttttgttgttatctaGAAGCCCATGAGGCCTACTGTTCTAGAACTATAGTTCCAGGTGCTAATAATGAACCTACGGAAAACATAGCCATACAAGTGGGCCTAGGGAGTCAATAGGTGTGTCATTTGGGGCTTGCTATtacaaataacagaaagcaacttgACATCAAAAGGTTGTATTGGAGAGAGGGGCTGCTTGAAGGAGTCATCACAGAGGCTGGGGAATCTAAAATGGAGGAACAGGAGGcaaggcagacacagacacagcatCATCAATGGCCACCCCACATCACTGGGGCCCCAAGCTGTCACTGCTGCTTGTGCCATTACCATCACGGCAAATGCTTCTGGActctgggtcctcccacatcccCCTCCAGACTTCAAGGCCTGGGGAACAGGGGTGCAATGATAGCTTTGGCTGAGGCCCTCCCATGTGAGGCCAAAGCTGTTCAGAGCCCCAGAAGCACACAGGTCTTCGAGTCTCCACCAGGACTGCAGTGCCTTTCTCCAGCCATTAGGGGCCCTCCAGGAGCTCTGGCCAGTAACCCTTTCCTGAACTGCCTCCTTCTGTCGAAATGGGAAGTGTGGGTCATGGAAATGCCAGGGGAACAGGAAGATGATAAGTACTCAAGGGTGCTCTGAAAATTCTTTTGTGTGCATTGCAAACCACCAGAACCCACCAGAAGAGCCCTGTATTGGGCTAAGGCccagaaagaacacagaaatgcCTATGAGGAATGAAGCTGTGCAGTTGCAGCTACGAGGCTGTGGCTTCTATATGTGCTTCTTCATGTGAAGTGGGAGAGCACAAGGGTGATCAAAGTTTGGTATGTGGTCATTGAGATTTTAGACATTTTTCATGTCTAGTttggatttaaattttattaggtTTATTACTTTGTGTAATCTGCCTGAATGTATACGTGAGCACCACATGCGTGCTTGGTGCCTAAGATCatgagagggcactggatcttctggaactggagttatagatgattttGAACTACCATGCAAGTACTATGAATCAAAACTGGGTCCTCattaagagcagcaagtgctcttagcctctgaacCATCCCACTGGCCCCCTAGTTTGGCTTTCAAAGGTTTGACATTAAGCTTCTACATACTGTTCTATGccatgcttttcttccttccttactaACATCATGTTTTGGGCATCTTTCCCTATCAGCACTCGGTAAAACTTACAACTGCTGCATAGCTTTAATTTCATACTACCTGCCTCTCAAAAGTGGGTACAGTTGACTTGCTAGCTACTAGCAAACTGCTCTCTAAAGCTGCTAGTTCACATCAGTTGCTTGTGTCTTCTCCTTCTTCGGAGCTGAAACTAGATATGATCAGGAAGACAAACTCTTGCTTCCAAAAGAGCAGCATGTATTTCTCTGGTGTATTCATTGACCCCTCACTGAATCCCAGTGAAGTTGAAGACCTAACAATGACCAGGCTTTCTGAATGATGATTCTCCTCCCAAAAACTGTTGGTAGAAATAGAACATTACTGCAGTCACTCAGGACAGCAAGTGGCAATATCCACCTGGTGAAGATGTGAAAAAGTCAAGTTGTAAAATAATCCCACCAATTATGTCCATTTTAGGGACAAACCCAGTTgcttgtggacacacacacacacacacacacacacacacccttgtgtACACGTGTCCAGAGATGTAGACAAAGAGTAAACACTGTTTTCTGGTTAGTGCTTACCTCTATGGATGAAGGCAGGCACCTGTACCTGAGTTTTATGGATCTGAAGCATTGAAGCAGATTGTTAAATGGTTTGCCCGGTGCAGGTTAGGACCCTGCTGTCCTGCAGCACTATGCTGGCACATCTCTACTTGTATCACCGAGTTAAGATGTGTAAGCGCAGTCAgaccattatttatttatttatttatttatttttatttttcacccaTTCTGAcagtttctgttttctcaaaGGTGATTTGAACTTGCTCACCTGTACATTTTGGATTCATTTTTTACCATTGTTTCTCCAGTTTTTTTCccattcttattttttctctttagtcAATCTTTTCTGTACAGCAAGCAATTATACACCTTATTcctattaaagacttttttttggTGTTCTGATGAGCATTTCTAGTGAACACTAGTTTTTCTACAGGTGAGAACACTGAAACACAATACTTTTGTTGCAAATGCAAGGGATCAATTTGGAGTTACCTGGTATCACGATTTCAGACAAAATCCAAATGATGCCATTGTTCTGTGTCAAAGCAAAAGAAGAACTTTAATAAGCTTTTACACCACTGCAAATACAGGAACATTAACCCATGACatgcaacaaaagtaattttgtcTTTCCGACATATTTAACAGATAGATAACCCTGACAGCAACAGGTAGGAGAGACACAGTCTACAGAACAAGTATGATTTGTTTCAACTCTCAGGTTAGAAAATGTTCTTACTGCAATCTCAAGTAGCATTTCGAAagtttcctttcccctttctacCTTCTAAACGAGAGGATGACTTTTAAATGTAATTGTACACAATCATTTTCACATGGAAATAATCACAAGGAATCAACAACTTTAGTCTAATTGACTGATTTTCATTGCCACTAGTAAATTTTGAACAAGGGCTCCTGTAGTATTGTGGATTTTGGAAAGGGAACGTAACGAGGCTGACTGTTAAGAGCCTTAGCTTTtagagtgggggagggaacatgCAGCGGCACACTGGGCATGTGCCAGACTTCTGAAGCCAGATGGACACACAAGGCTTATGGAAATAGTGGTGGCATGGTAGCTCAGTTGCCACTTCTCCCTTCACATATTCGCTGCAGCAGATAGGACAGCACATTTCTTGGCCCACTGCACCATGATCTTCGGTGACCAGGATCTCAGGAAGCGCATCAATGCTCTCCTTGCTTGCAGGTGGGTTAGCCACTTCGACATCAACGGCAAGAGACTCCAAGTGCGCAAGGGCTGTCTCCATTGCCTGGGCCAGACGCTCTTCGAGAGCCATGTAGGTAAGGAACTGGGGATCCACGTAGGAGATGGCTTCTGCCACTCCCAAGCCATCTGCAAACCCATCAAACAGGCTCCAGTCCACTTCAAGATCTTCGCTCACGCTGGAGTCATCTTCCAGGTTGTTGTTTCCATCCAGCATGAACATCCCAGGCTGTATCAGCTCATGGGTAGACTCATTATCACCCTCGCTGCTGCTTTCATTCTCATTGTAGCGGAGCCAAGGAATTTCTCCTTCTTCCAGAGAGGCCTGTTCTTCTTCCTGAAGAGAGAGTTCTTGGACTTCTTCAGGATAGCCACTGCCATTGCTGCCAGCACTGGCGAGGCTCCCAGCTCCAGCTTGCTGAGGTTCCTGTTCTTCTTTTCCTGACATAGGCTCCCAGCTTTCTCCACTGGAGGACTGGGGTTGCTCTCTGCTTCGGTACTTCCTGCGCAGAGCAGCCATCCACTCTTTGTCGCTGTCAGAATCTTCCTCGTAGTATCGGTAGTAATCATCAGTGTATGCCCAGAAGTCAGGGTCTGCCATGGTTCGCCGCCGTCTTGGTACTTTCTCTGCCTTCGCTTGCTCACTCCTGGCATCCTGGTCTTCAGCATACCTTGGCTCAGCTGAGCTGCTGGCAGCCTCACCTCGGCCTCTTCTGGCTAGGCCCTCGGCATGAGCTTCCTCAGCATCAGCAGCATCCCTCCACCTGGAAGTACTGTGTggtacatcatcatcatcatcagtatcAAAAAAGACTTTTGGTTTCATGCAGTTTGGAGTCGCCACATTCCGGACTTTGGGTCTCACCACCGGTTCCTCGGCATTCTTTGGGGTGTTTTCCCCACCACcacaaatactcacaggagccCTGCTAGGACGAGCTGGTAAATTCTGCCTTTCCCTTTCCAAGCTGTTGTTACCTTTTGCAGCTGCCCTGCCTTCAGCAGAAGAAATCTGAGAGACTGAGGAGCCATTCTGCTTAGAGAGCTCAGCTCTGCGAGCAGAGCACCTCGTAGCAGGGGGTGATTCTACCTTGCCACGCTCCTCTTTCACATCACGGTTAACACTAGAAAAGCGGGAAGACCTTGCCCCCTTCTCGGGATCATCCTTAAACTTGCCAGTTTTCCCTCTCACTGGCAGTCGATCAACAGGCCCAGCCCCCTCCTCCTCACTATCACGAGCCACTAAAGTGTCAATGTGTCCATAAGCCAATCCTCTTCGGCTCCCTGAGGCCCTGTACTCTCTTGGAGGATACCTGGAATAATCCTCATTCTCAACAGCCAGGCTGGCTCCCGAGCCCTCGTTGTCATCCCAGCGACGGCGTGTGCTGGCAAATGGTGACCGGCTCCTCTTGCTCTGATTGGCAGTTGATCTGTGCATTGGGACTTCGGATGCTGTCCTTCTCTGGCTGGCAATCCTCTCCTGTTGGCTCATGGATGGCCTGAAACTGACACAAGCATGCCTCCTTCCATAACTCCTGCCTGTACCTGACTGATACTCTCCTGCTGGTTCAGGCCGAACAGGCTTGCTAGATCCCTGACCCATGGCTCTGACTCAGAGTTTCCAACAGAGCTGGGATGCAGGTGTAAAGGCTCTTGCTCCCAGTTCAGAATTACAGAACAAGGAGATTTAGTTTTCCTTCGGGAGGCAGGTAACAGACTGATAGGGACCCATTAAAATTAGTTCAATGTCTTCTAAGGCCTGAGGTAGCATTCCAGTGACTGGTGTGGACCTGGAACACATGTTTAATGTTTGCAAAATGATTATAAGACTGGGTTCACAAGAAAACCAGAGAGTGGAGAATAAGACAGTGTATgtagaggggtgggggtggagcacaAGGTGACTGAACACTTAGAAGGTAGGGGTGCTATGGAATTATGGGAAGAATAAAGCCAGCTGTGAGGATTTTTTGTTGGGGGGGTGTGTCattttctgagaatttcatatattggGGGAATAATACAATTTAGGATGGAATTGAAAATATAGTTCACTGTGTATGCATGAGTGGCAGTGTCTGTCAggagagagacaggtggatagGAGGCTAGCAATCCTGCAGTGCAGGGATTTCTGTAGGGGTGGGTGTATGTGGGTGTAAAGGACACTTGAATGGGCAGGGTGGCTTTAGAGAGGAAGGCTGTAAGAAAGAGGAGGGTCATTGTTGCCATTAAGTGTGGCAGCCGGAACTATAGAGGGAAGCCTGCATTTATATGCATTATCACGGTCAAGGAAGTGTGAGGGTATCAGTCAAGAGACAAGGAAAGTGTCTAAGAGTCAGGAGATGAGGAAAGTGTCTAAGAGTCAATACAGAAGGGAGCCAACAATGGATAGAAGAAAGCACAGAGGATGTATGTGACGCTGGAACACAGAAGCCAGCAACCAAAGAATGTTGGCACGTGTTAGTATTGCAAGCAGGAAAGGAGGTAGTGTCCCCAGAGGATTTCTATGTGTGAAGGTGCAGTATggaacagagaaaaggagaaagggacatTTGAGAAGTGTGTAAGCCAGCttcctgtgtgtacacatatacatggcaAGTAGTAAAAAGACGAAGATGTCTTTACATGTGCGTATGTAGCTAGCAGACATGGACAAGGGNNNNNNNNNNNNNNNNNNNNNNNNNNNNNNNNNNNNNNNNNNNNNNNNNNNNNNGGGTAGAGGTATGAGGGTCAGAGCTGGGGAGGGAAGATTCTAGAGGTAAGAGGTAGGTGGGGGGGGGTAGAGAAGGAACTAGAAGGTGTGTGAGAGGGTGTGTGCTTGCCTATTGGCGCATGCGCAGAGGCGGAGCTCTCTGGAACCTTCAGGATGCAGGGACAGGGACCAGACTGCAAAGAaggtttcagtgtgtgtgtgtgtgtgcgcgtgcccGTGTAAATGCGTATGCGCACGCGCGTGCGTGCGACACAGAGGAGGGGGTGCAATGTCATAATAAGAGACAGGAATACATTATCAGCTCAAAGGGCAAACCCAAATCAATGTGGCagggcaaaagaaagaaaagggcatGTAGGAACCCTGGTTTACCCTTAGAATACTGTTTCTTATAATTCTTTTCCTGAGCACATATCTGTACCTAAAAATCTTAGCCATGTGTCATTCGACAAAACAGCAGTaaaatgggaggaagaaaggccATAGAGTGAGTGCTCTGCAAAGAGGCCAAGAGCACTGCAAGGAGAGACAGGTAGGAGTGGCAGAGGGCCGCGACCACCAGGTCTCTCTCAAACAGCCATGAAGGCCATTCGGCCTGGAGCCCACGCGGCAGGGGCTGGGCAGCTAGGGATGCGGTCCCCGAAGAGGCCATAGGCCTCGGCGTGTGGTCAAGTCCCCTCCGCCCCACCCCGCTCCCGAGACGAACCCGCAAAGGGGGTCATTGGGATTCCGCCCGTGCCCACGCAGAAGCACTCGCCCACCAGCCCGAGCTACTGCCTCAGGCCGCCTCATTCTCACCTTCCCGGTCAGTCGCGTGCTCGGAGCTGCAGAGATGTCGGACCTCCGGACGCCAccacctctgctgctgctctAGGTCTCGGCTCCTCCCCCTCTAAAGAGCACTAGGGCAGGCGGGGACTGCGGCGGCGGAAGTGGTTGTGACGTCAGCGCGCGTCCGCCCCCTTGATGTGGCGGGGGCGGCTGCTGCCCTCTGTGAATTGGGGTGGGCTCGAAAGCGTCATTTTGTTCGAAACGCTGTGATTTTTTTCAGGggaacaacaacatcatcatcatcatcaacaacaacaacaacaaaataggcAGCGAGAACTGTAACCGCATTAACAAATGTTAAACATTTACCACCTTCCCTTCCGTTTTTGGTTTTAATAAGATGAAATCCGAAGATTC from the Mastomys coucha isolate ucsf_1 chromosome X, UCSF_Mcou_1, whole genome shotgun sequence genome contains:
- the Pja1 gene encoding E3 ubiquitin-protein ligase Praja-1 isoform X4; this translates as MSQQERIASQRRTASEVPMHRSTANQSKRSRSPFASTRRRWDDNEGSGASLAVENEDYSSTSRWRDAADAEEAHAEGLARRGRGEAASSSAEPRYAEDQDARSEQAKAEKVPRRRRTMADPDFWAYTDDYYRYYEEDSDSDKEWMAALRRKYRSREQPQSSSGESWEPMSGKEEQEPQQAGAGSLASAGSNGSGYPEEVQELSLQEEEQASLEEGEIPWLRYNENESSSEGDNESTHELIQPGMFMLDGNNNLEDDSSVSEDLEVDWSLFDGFADGLGVAEAISYVDPQFLTYMALEERLAQAMETALAHLESLAVDVEVANPPASKESIDALPEILVTEDHGAVGQEMCCPICCSEYVKGEVATELPCHHYFHKPCVSIWLQKSGTCPVCRCMFPPPL
- the Pja1 gene encoding E3 ubiquitin-protein ligase Praja-1 isoform X3, whose amino-acid sequence is MGQGSSKPVRPEPAGEYQSGTGRSYGRRHACVSFRPSMSQQERIASQRRTASEVPMHRSTANQSKRSRSPFASTRRRWDDNEGSGASLAVENEDYSSTSRWRDAADAEEAHAEGLARRGRGEAASSSAEPRYAEDQDARSEQAKAEKVPRRRRTMADPDFWAYTDDYYRYYEEDSDSDKEWMAALRRKYRSREQPQSSSGESWEPMSGKEEQEPQQAGAGSLASAGSNGSGYPEEVQELSLQEEEQASLEEGEIPWLRYNENESSSEGDNESTHELIQPGMFMLDGNNNLEDDSSVSEDLEVDWSLFDGFADGLGVAEAISYVDPQFLTYMALEERLAQAMETALAHLESLAVDVEVANPPASKESIDALPEILVTEDHGAVGQEMCCPICCSEYVKGEVATELPCHHYFHKPCVSIWLQKSGTCPVCRCMFPPPL
- the Pja1 gene encoding E3 ubiquitin-protein ligase Praja-1 isoform X2, translating into MSQQERIASQRRTASEVPMHRSTANQSKRSRSPFASTRRRWDDNEGSGASLAVENEDYSRYPPREYRASGSRRGLAYGHIDTLVARDSEEEGAGPVDRLPVRGKTGKFKDDPEKGARSSRFSSVNRDVKEERGKVESPPATRCSARRAELSKQNGSSVSQISSAEGRAAAKGNNSLERERQNLPARPSRAPVSICGGGENTPKNAEEPVVRPKVRNVATPNCMKPKVFFDTDDDDDVPHSTSRWRDAADAEEAHAEGLARRGRGEAASSSAEPRYAEDQDARSEQAKAEKVPRRRRTMADPDFWAYTDDYYRYYEEDSDSDKEWMAALRRKYRSREQPQSSSGESWEPMSGKEEQEPQQAGAGSLASAGSNGSGYPEEVQELSLQEEEQASLEEGEIPWLRYNENESSSEGDNESTHELIQPGMFMLDGNNNLEDDSSVSEDLEVDWSLFDGFADGLGVAEAISYVDPQFLTYMALEERLAQAMETALAHLESLAVDVEVANPPASKESIDALPEILVTEDHGAVGQEMCCPICCSEYVKGEVATELPCHHYFHKPCVSIWLQKSGTCPVCRCMFPPPL
- the Pja1 gene encoding E3 ubiquitin-protein ligase Praja-1 isoform X1; this encodes MGQGSSKPVRPEPAGEYQSGTGRSYGRRHACVSFRPSMSQQERIASQRRTASEVPMHRSTANQSKRSRSPFASTRRRWDDNEGSGASLAVENEDYSRYPPREYRASGSRRGLAYGHIDTLVARDSEEEGAGPVDRLPVRGKTGKFKDDPEKGARSSRFSSVNRDVKEERGKVESPPATRCSARRAELSKQNGSSVSQISSAEGRAAAKGNNSLERERQNLPARPSRAPVSICGGGENTPKNAEEPVVRPKVRNVATPNCMKPKVFFDTDDDDDVPHSTSRWRDAADAEEAHAEGLARRGRGEAASSSAEPRYAEDQDARSEQAKAEKVPRRRRTMADPDFWAYTDDYYRYYEEDSDSDKEWMAALRRKYRSREQPQSSSGESWEPMSGKEEQEPQQAGAGSLASAGSNGSGYPEEVQELSLQEEEQASLEEGEIPWLRYNENESSSEGDNESTHELIQPGMFMLDGNNNLEDDSSVSEDLEVDWSLFDGFADGLGVAEAISYVDPQFLTYMALEERLAQAMETALAHLESLAVDVEVANPPASKESIDALPEILVTEDHGAVGQEMCCPICCSEYVKGEVATELPCHHYFHKPCVSIWLQKSGTCPVCRCMFPPPL